The following nucleotide sequence is from Nocardioides daedukensis.
CCGTGGCGGGTGACTGCGATCAGCTCGTCGAACGAGACCGGGCCGGTGCCGATCGCGACCGTGCTGGCGGGCGCGGGGGTGGGGTGCTCCATGGCGTCCATACAACTCCCAGGCCCGGCCGGTGAACAGGTGCTCGGCGCGTTTGAAGTCTCGGATATGAGACTCGCTCTCGGTTTTCGGGACCGGATTTGGCATTGTGGCAAGAAGGCGGACCACCGTCCGCCCGGCTCCACAACCCCGCACAACCACAGACATAGGGCCGACCGACCCGCGAAAGAGGTTGATCCACGTGGAAACCAAAACAATCGTGTTGATCGTCGTCATTGCCGTCGTAGTCCTGTTGGTGCTGGCCCTGCTGGGCTGGCTCGCCAGCCGCAAGAAGGCCGAGAATCGACGCGCCGAGGCGGCCGGGATGCGCTCCGAGGCCGCTGGCCGCGCGCAGTCGGTCCAGAGCAGCGACCAGGAGGCTCGCGCCGCGCAGGCCGAGGCCGAGCGCAAGCGCGTCGAGGCCGAGCGAGCCGAGGCCGAAGCCGAGGAGAAGCGCCGCGCCCTGGCCCAGGAGAACGCGGCCGTCGAGGACCAGGTCCGCGAGGCCGACCGTCTCGATCCCGACGTGAAGCACCGGGCCAAGGACTACGAGCCGCAGGTGCCGCAGGCCGGATCACATGCTGCTACTGGGTCGGCCACGCCGAATCAGCCGGCCTCCGGAGGCGAATACGGGGCGATGCCCGCCGCCGGACATGAGGCGACGCCCGCCGCCGGACACGAGGCGATGCCCGCCGCCGGACACGAGCCGAACCCGGCTGCTGGCGGGGCGGGTACGCACGCTGCTCCCCGTGCGATCCAGCACCCCGAGGGCACGGTGGTCAACGCGGACGGGACGCTGACCTATCCCGACGGCAGCCTGCGTAGCGCCGACGGCAGCCCGATCAACGTCAGTGGCCCCCACCCCTGATCCACCCCCGCTGACCCGTCGCGAATTCACATCCTGACCCTCGCCGGCCCGTCGTGAATTCACATTCTGATCCGCTTGGAATGTGAACAAGCGACGGGTCGGCGCATGTTCAAACGTCAACAAGCGACGGGTCGGCGCAGGGTGAAACGTCAACAAGTGACAGCTCGGCGAAGGGGTCAGACGGGGGCGAGTACGTCGGACCCGGCGGCCTCGGCGGCGGCTGCGGCGCGCTCCTGGCGTACGGCCCAGGTGATGCCGGCGATCCAGGCGACGAAGAGCGCCCCGACGATCCACCAGGTCAGCGACGAGGGGGAACCGGCGGCCTCGAGGATGGTGCGCGCATTGGTGACCACGATCAGTCCGCCGGCCGCGACACCCAGGACGCGGGCGGGGAGGATGCGGACCAGCCACGCGGCGATCGGTGCGGCGACAACGCCTCCGGCGAGCAGGGCGAGGGCATAGCCCCACTCGATGCCGGACGATCCCAGGGCGAGGATGAAGCCGAGGGATCCGCCGACGGCGACGACGAACTCCGAGGTGTCGATCGAGCCGACCACCTTGCGCGGCTCGAGTCGCCCCGAGGAGAGCAGTGAGGTGGTGCCGACGGGGCCCCAGCCTCCGCCACCGATCGCGTCGAGGGCGCCCCCGAAGAGGCCCATCGGCGCGAGGAACCGGACCGACGGCCGCTCCTTGAAGGTCGGTCGCTGCCCACCCAGGACCAGGAACCGATAGATCACGTAGACACCGAGGCCGAGCAGCAACGCACCGACCCACGGCTTGGCGGTGTCACCGTCGATGCTGACCAGGAAGGTCGCGCCGACGAAGGCGCCGACGAAGCCCGGGATCGCGAGGATCCCCACGGTGCGCCAGTCGACGTTGCCGAACTTAGCGTGCGAGAAACCGGAGACCAACGAGGTCCCGATCTCGGAGAAGTGCACCGCGGCCGACGCAGCGGCGGGCGCGAGACCGGCAGCCAGCAGCAGGGTCGAGGAGGTCACTCCATAGGCCATGCCCAGGGAGCCGTCGATGAGCTGGGCGAGGAGGCCGACGAAGCCCAGCACGAGCAGTTTCCGCATGGTGGCCCCATTCCGGTGGACATCGACAAAGTCGATAGGAGTGATAGGAATTGTTTGAATAGTAAGTTGGTAGGACTAATCACTCCAGCGGTCGTCCACGAAATGGACGCCGATTCCCCCACAATTGGGGACGGTTCAGAGTTGCAGCCGCCCGCTGATCACCGTCCGCGACGTACCGCCGACCCACAGCTCACCCTCGGCATTGCTGGAGATCCGTACGTCGCCCCGCCGGCCCAGCGCGGTCCCCTGCCGCACCGAGTAGGAGGCCGGGAGGACGCCCGCGCCCACCAGCCACACCGCTAGCCCCGCGTTGAGGCTTCCGGTCACCGGGTCCTCGGCCACCGAGAGCGACGGCACGAACGCCCGCACCTCGTAGTCCGCAGGCCCGCCCGGTCCGTGCGGCCCGATCACGCCGACCCGCAGGTCGCCCATCACCCCGAGATCCGGGTCGATCGCGAGCACGTCGTCAGCACTGCGGAGCAGCACGCCCAGCCAGCCGGGACCATTGTCGACCCAGTTGGCATCCACCACCCGATCGGGCGCGACACCCAGGGCGTCGACGGCCTGGGCGAGGGTCGCGTCGTCCACCGGCCCCGAGCGGAGCAGGTCGGGCGCCCGGAACGCCAGCCCCGACGGCGTACGCCGCAGGGTCACCAGCCCCAGGCCGCACTCCTGCACGATCACGTCCTCGGACGCCGGCACGCCACCCTGCTCGAGCCAGGCATGCGCACTGCCCAGCGTCGGGTGCCCGGCGAAGGGCAGCTCACGCGCGGGCGTGAAGATCCGCAGTCGATAGTCGGCGCGCGGATCGCTCGCCGGGAGCAGGAACGTCGTCTCGGACAGGTTGGTCCAGTTGGCGAAGGCGGCCATCTGCTCCTCGCTCATCCCGGTCGCGTCGTGGACCACGGCAACCGGGTTTCCGGTCAGCGGCTCGGGAGCGAACACATCGACCTGGGAGAAGGCGCGAGAGGGGCCCTGCGAGGAGGCATCGGCAGTCATCAGACCAGCCTAGAGGTCACCGCGAGACATCAAGCGCCGCTTTATGAGACGATTGAGTCCAGATGACGAACACCGCCACCAGCGAGATCACCGTCTCCAGCGCCCGACGCTGGGCGATGCTGGCTGCCAGCACGCTCGCCCAAGCCGCCGCGGCGGTGACGATCCACGGTCCTGCCTTCCTGATCCCTGTGCTCCACGAGCGGCGCGGCCTGAGCCTGGCCGAATCCGGCACCGTCGCCGCGGCCCCGACCCTGGGCGTGATGCTCACCCTGGTCGTCTGGGGTGCGGTCGTCGACCGGCGCGGGGAGCGGTTCGTCCTGATCGTCGGCCTGGCCGCAACTGCCGTGGCCGGCGTCCTCAGCGCGATGGCCGACAGCACCGCACTCCTGGCCCTCACCCTCTTCCTCGCCGGCGCGGCCGCAGCCAGCACCGCCTCTGCCAGCGGCCGCGTCGTGGTCGGCTGGTTCCCGCCCGAGCGACGCGGCCTGGCGATGGGCATCCGGCAGATGGCACAACCGGTCGGCGTGGGCGTGGGCGCCATCTCCATCGCCGTGATCGCAGACCGGCACGGCATCTCGACCGCCCTGTGGGTGCCGACGCTGGCAGCCCTTGTGGCCTTGGCCATCACCGCAGCGGTGGTCCTCGACCCGCCTCGGCCTGCCCGCACCGATGCCGAGCACGTCGCCAATCCCTACCGCACCGACGGATTCCTGGCCCGGATCCACGGCGTCTCGGTGCTCCTGGTCGTCCCCCAGTTCCTGGTCTGGACCTTCGCGCTGGTCTGGCTCACCGACGACCGCGACTGGTCCCCGGCTGCCGCCGGGGCGCTGGTCGGGGCCTCACAGGTCGTCGGCGCCCTCGGCCGGATCGCGGCCGGTCAGCTCTCCGACATGGTCCGGAGCCGCCTGCGCCCACTGCGCTGGGTCGCCATCGCGGCCGCACTCAGCATGGGTGCGCTCGGCCTGACCGCCCACCTGGACTGGGGCATCGCCGTCGCGCTGATGGTGCTGGCCACCACCGTCACGGTCGCCGACAACGGCCTCGCCTTCACCGCGGTCGCAGAGCGAGCCGGCCCGTTCTGGTCCGGCCGCGCGCTCGGCGCCCAGAACACCGCGCAATATCTCGCGGCCTCGGCCGTTCCGCCGATCGCCGGTCTGGTCGTGACCCAGTGGGGCTATGCCGCCACCTTCGCCGTCGCGGCACTCTTCCCTCTGATCGCCGTGGCGCTGGTGCCGGTCCGCGATGAGCGCGCCCTGACCTGACACGATCAGGCCATGAGCCAGGTCCCGGCAGCCTCCCGCGCGCTGCGCGTGCTGCGCTTCCTGGCCGAGCAACCGGGCCCGGTGCCGCTGGACCGGATCCAGCAGGCGCTCGGCCTGCCGCGCAGCACGGCGTACCACCTGATCAACACGATGATCGACGAGGGCTTCGTGACCCACCTGGTCGACGAGAAGCGCTACGGCCTGGGCGTCGCGGCGTTCGAGGTCGGCAGCGGCTACACGCGCCAGGCACCGTTGCAGCGGATCTCGCGCCGACCCCTCGCCGAGCTTGTCGACCGCACCGGCCAGAGCGCCCACCTCGCCGTCCTGCACGG
It contains:
- a CDS encoding sulfite exporter TauE/SafE family protein, with product MRKLLVLGFVGLLAQLIDGSLGMAYGVTSSTLLLAAGLAPAAASAAVHFSEIGTSLVSGFSHAKFGNVDWRTVGILAIPGFVGAFVGATFLVSIDGDTAKPWVGALLLGLGVYVIYRFLVLGGQRPTFKERPSVRFLAPMGLFGGALDAIGGGGWGPVGTTSLLSSGRLEPRKVVGSIDTSEFVVAVGGSLGFILALGSSGIEWGYALALLAGGVVAAPIAAWLVRILPARVLGVAAGGLIVVTNARTILEAAGSPSSLTWWIVGALFVAWIAGITWAVRQERAAAAAEAAGSDVLAPV
- a CDS encoding PhzF family phenazine biosynthesis protein, which produces MTADASSQGPSRAFSQVDVFAPEPLTGNPVAVVHDATGMSEEQMAAFANWTNLSETTFLLPASDPRADYRLRIFTPARELPFAGHPTLGSAHAWLEQGGVPASEDVIVQECGLGLVTLRRTPSGLAFRAPDLLRSGPVDDATLAQAVDALGVAPDRVVDANWVDNGPGWLGVLLRSADDVLAIDPDLGVMGDLRVGVIGPHGPGGPADYEVRAFVPSLSVAEDPVTGSLNAGLAVWLVGAGVLPASYSVRQGTALGRRGDVRISSNAEGELWVGGTSRTVISGRLQL
- a CDS encoding MFS transporter encodes the protein MTNTATSEITVSSARRWAMLAASTLAQAAAAVTIHGPAFLIPVLHERRGLSLAESGTVAAAPTLGVMLTLVVWGAVVDRRGERFVLIVGLAATAVAGVLSAMADSTALLALTLFLAGAAAASTASASGRVVVGWFPPERRGLAMGIRQMAQPVGVGVGAISIAVIADRHGISTALWVPTLAALVALAITAAVVLDPPRPARTDAEHVANPYRTDGFLARIHGVSVLLVVPQFLVWTFALVWLTDDRDWSPAAAGALVGASQVVGALGRIAAGQLSDMVRSRLRPLRWVAIAAALSMGALGLTAHLDWGIAVALMVLATTVTVADNGLAFTAVAERAGPFWSGRALGAQNTAQYLAASAVPPIAGLVVTQWGYAATFAVAALFPLIAVALVPVRDERALT